A window from Branchiostoma floridae strain S238N-H82 chromosome 16, Bfl_VNyyK, whole genome shotgun sequence encodes these proteins:
- the LOC118403254 gene encoding uncharacterized protein LOC118403254: MSGVFLRMFPAVISGTENQLMNPYYITMDSEGDLWVIGRHVIDVNRYFIMQYTACGCVKLGFTANEPGLKFFGIAVDRRSDNIIVTGFNTWSTIAVLRPDGAVLHVVHLEQNGHFDSVSVDDEGRIFAVHSDYVYVFNSSLGFLFRFKGIIAVDVPGRWALGGICATSSGYILITYPGSNVVKMLTRRGEFVRDVTTGVTMVGTAIATGPDGQVVLVDYDSVVILPHY; this comes from the coding sequence ATGTCGGGCGTCTTTCTGCGCATGTTTCCCGCGGTCATTTCCGGTACAGAAAACCAGTTAATGAATCCATATTACATCACCATGGATTCTGAGGGAGATCTATGGGTTATAGGCCGCCATGTCATTGACGTGAATAGATATTTCATCATGCAGTACACAGCGTGCGGTTGTGTCAAACTCGGGTTCACGGCAAACGAGCCAGGCCTGAAGTTCTTTGGTATCGCCGTAGACAGAAGGAGCGACAACATTATCGTTACAGGGTTCAACACATGGTCAACTATTGCCGTTCTGCGGCCTGATGGCGCCGTATTGCACGTGGTTCATCTGGAGCAGAACGGGCATTTTGATTCCGTCTCTGTTGACGACGAAGGACGCATTTTTGCTGTACATAGTGACTACGTATACGTCTTCAACTCCTCCCTAGGCTTCTTGTTCAGGTTTAAAGGGATAATTGCTGTAGATGTACCAGGCCGGTGGGCTCTGGGTGGAATCTGTGCCACCAGCTCGGGGTATATCCTCATTACCTACCCGGGAAGCAACGTAGTGAAGATGTTGACGCGGCGGGGGGAGTTTGTCCGGGACGTCACCACTGGGGTTACTATGGTCGGCACTGCTATTGCCACGGGCCCTGATGGGCAGGTGGTTCTCGTCGACTATGATAGTGTTGTCATTTTGCCACACTACTGA